One Curtobacterium sp. MCLR17_007 DNA window includes the following coding sequences:
- the recN gene encoding DNA repair protein RecN, translated as MIEEIRISDLGVIGDATLELGPGFTVVTGETGAGKTMIVTALGLLLGARADAGSVRRGASSAVVEGRWDVPDHAAVAERVEDAGGSVEDGELILTRTVSAEGRSRATVGGRSAPVAVLGELADQLVTVHGQSDQIRLTSSTAQRAALDGFGGAAVEKALAAYVTAYDAWQQHAADLETLTRDREERLAEAARLRDASDEIEAAAPQPGEDDELAERAERLGNLEELRLSAGLAHEAISSESLDGATDVIGLVEAARRAIERVTGADSTLQPVLEQLTELGIQASEASASLSSYLGSLEPEAGHDLERINERRAELSSLIRKYGGTVDDVIAYGQRASDRLLELDGDDDRIVALQQAVEQDEATLEAAGTTLTAARTKAANDLAKRVTAELRTLAMAGATLVVEVTDAGEYRRHGRDQVAILLQPHSGTDPRSISKGASGGELSRVMLAIEVVMAGSTTVPTFVFDEVDAGVGGAAAIEIGRRLAKLAERTQVIVVTHLAQVAAFATNHLNVVKDASGAVTSSSVRRLEGDDRLQEMARLLSGLGDSASGMEHARELLAVAAQSA; from the coding sequence GTGATCGAGGAGATCCGCATCTCCGACCTCGGTGTCATCGGTGACGCCACGCTCGAGCTCGGCCCCGGGTTCACCGTCGTCACGGGCGAGACCGGCGCCGGCAAGACCATGATCGTGACCGCGCTGGGGCTGCTCCTCGGTGCGCGGGCCGACGCGGGCTCGGTGCGCCGCGGTGCGTCGAGTGCCGTCGTCGAGGGCCGCTGGGACGTGCCCGACCACGCGGCAGTCGCCGAGCGGGTCGAAGACGCCGGTGGATCGGTCGAGGACGGCGAGCTCATCCTGACCCGCACGGTGTCGGCGGAGGGCCGCAGCCGCGCCACGGTCGGAGGCCGGAGTGCGCCGGTCGCGGTGCTCGGTGAGCTCGCCGACCAGCTCGTCACCGTCCACGGGCAGTCCGACCAGATCCGCCTGACCTCGTCGACGGCGCAGCGCGCGGCGCTCGACGGATTCGGCGGGGCCGCCGTCGAGAAGGCCCTCGCGGCGTACGTCACCGCGTACGACGCCTGGCAGCAGCACGCGGCCGACCTCGAGACGCTGACCCGCGACCGCGAAGAACGGCTCGCCGAGGCCGCCCGGTTGCGCGACGCCTCCGACGAGATCGAGGCCGCTGCGCCCCAGCCGGGCGAAGACGACGAGCTCGCCGAACGCGCCGAGCGTCTCGGGAACCTCGAGGAACTCCGGTTGTCCGCAGGGCTGGCGCACGAGGCGATCTCGTCCGAGTCGCTCGACGGGGCCACCGACGTCATCGGTCTCGTCGAGGCCGCACGACGGGCGATCGAGCGGGTCACCGGCGCCGACAGCACCCTGCAGCCCGTGCTCGAGCAGCTGACCGAGCTCGGCATCCAGGCGAGCGAGGCCTCGGCCAGCCTGTCGAGCTACCTCGGCTCCCTCGAACCCGAGGCCGGACACGACCTCGAGCGCATCAACGAACGTCGCGCCGAGCTCTCGTCGCTGATCCGCAAGTACGGCGGGACGGTCGACGACGTCATCGCCTACGGGCAGCGCGCCAGCGACCGGCTGCTCGAGCTCGACGGCGACGACGACCGGATCGTGGCGCTCCAACAGGCCGTCGAGCAGGACGAGGCGACGCTCGAGGCAGCGGGCACGACCTTGACCGCAGCGCGGACCAAGGCGGCGAACGACCTGGCGAAGCGCGTCACCGCCGAGTTGCGGACGCTCGCGATGGCCGGCGCGACCCTGGTGGTCGAGGTCACCGACGCGGGCGAGTACCGCCGGCACGGCCGCGACCAGGTCGCCATCCTGCTGCAGCCGCACTCGGGCACCGACCCCCGCTCGATCAGCAAGGGTGCCTCTGGCGGTGAGCTCTCGCGGGTGATGCTCGCGATCGAGGTGGTGATGGCCGGCAGCACGACGGTCCCGACGTTCGTGTTCGACGAGGTCGACGCGGGCGTCGGCGGTGCGGCGGCGATCGAGATCGGACGACGGCTGGCGAAGCTCGCCGAGCGCACCCAGGTCATCGTCGTCACACACCTGGCGCAGGTCGCGGCGTTCGCGACGAACCACCTCAACGTCGTGAAGGACGCCAGTGGTGCCGTGACCTCGTCGAGCGTGCGGCGCCTCGAGGGCGACGACCGGTTGCAGGAGATGGCTCGGCTGCTCTCCGGCCTCGGTGACAGCGCGAGCGGCATGGAACACGCGCGCGAGCTCCTCGCCGTCGCGGCGCAGTCCGCCTGA
- a CDS encoding NAD kinase, producing the protein MSDERHILLVSHTGRRDSIDAAVEVCDLLNAADLTPVMPFDEYADIRRAEASVGKVDILGVDVQADDLEIVIVLGGDGTILRAAELVRGTRAPLIGVNLGHVGFLAESERDGLAETVQRALAGEYNVEERVALQVDVVVGHETVYSSWALNEATIEKASRERMLEVVTEVDGRPLSSFGCDGVVVATPTGSTAYSFSGGGPIVWPDVDAILMVPLSAHALFSRPIVVGPDRVLAVEVLRRTSGVGVLWCDGRRTHDLPPGARVEVRRSPEPVRVARLKDAPFADRLVAKFQLPVSGWRGPQHDDEDGAL; encoded by the coding sequence ATGAGCGACGAACGGCACATCCTGCTCGTCTCGCACACGGGCCGACGTGACTCGATCGACGCTGCGGTCGAGGTCTGCGACCTGCTGAACGCCGCGGACCTGACGCCGGTCATGCCCTTCGACGAGTACGCCGACATCCGTCGTGCCGAGGCCTCGGTCGGCAAGGTCGACATCCTCGGGGTGGACGTGCAGGCGGACGACCTCGAGATCGTCATCGTCCTCGGCGGTGACGGCACGATCCTCCGCGCGGCCGAACTCGTGCGCGGGACCCGCGCGCCGCTGATCGGTGTCAACCTCGGCCACGTCGGGTTCCTGGCCGAGAGCGAGCGCGACGGCCTGGCTGAGACCGTCCAGCGCGCCCTGGCCGGCGAGTACAACGTCGAGGAACGCGTCGCCCTGCAGGTCGACGTCGTGGTCGGGCACGAGACGGTCTACTCGTCGTGGGCGCTCAACGAGGCCACGATCGAGAAGGCCTCACGGGAGCGCATGCTCGAGGTCGTCACCGAGGTCGACGGCCGTCCGCTGTCGTCGTTCGGCTGCGACGGCGTCGTCGTGGCGACCCCGACCGGCTCGACCGCCTACTCGTTCTCCGGCGGCGGGCCCATCGTGTGGCCTGACGTCGACGCGATCCTCATGGTGCCGCTCAGCGCCCACGCCCTGTTCTCGCGGCCGATCGTCGTCGGTCCCGACCGTGTGCTGGCGGTCGAGGTGCTCCGGCGCACCAGTGGTGTCGGCGTGCTGTGGTGCGACGGTCGACGCACGCACGACCTGCCCCCGGGCGCTCGCGTCGAGGTCCGGCGGTCGCCGGAACCGGTCCGGGTCGCGCGGCTCAAGGACGCGCCGTTCGCCGACCGGCTCGTCGCCAAGTTCCAGCTGCCCGTCTCGGGGTGGCGTGGTCCACAGCACGACGACGAGGACGGCGCCCTGTGA
- a CDS encoding SAM-dependent methyltransferase, whose amino-acid sequence MTDPAPAAGTTDPAPAAGTTDPAPAAGTTNPAPAAGTTDPALATDRAPAAAKAVRLDAAVAARGQAKSRTAAAKLILEGRVSIDGVPVMKASTPVAPDTAIQVDAGDDWVSRAALKLIGALDAFGLDPTGRVALDVGASTGGFTQVLLARGAQRVVALDVGHGQLDPVVAMDDRVAVVEGVNARNLTAEDYLALDPAAADTTLVVGDLSFISLRIVLPALAEAVPADEYVLLVKPQFEVGRTGVREGIVHDADLRNDALMNVLWAAWDLGFGTAGLIASPIIGTHGNHEYLARLQRGAGSNPTEWITRATELAEGAP is encoded by the coding sequence ATGACCGATCCGGCACCCGCGGCCGGGACGACCGACCCGGCACCCGCGGCCGGGACGACCGACCCGGCACCCGCGGCCGGGACAACCAACCCGGCACCCGCGGCCGGGACGACCGACCCGGCACTCGCGACTGATCGTGCTCCCGCGGCCGCCAAGGCCGTACGACTCGACGCCGCCGTCGCCGCTCGCGGCCAGGCCAAGTCACGCACCGCTGCCGCCAAGCTCATCCTCGAGGGCAGGGTCAGCATCGACGGAGTCCCGGTCATGAAGGCCTCGACCCCGGTCGCCCCAGACACCGCGATCCAGGTGGACGCCGGCGACGACTGGGTCTCCCGTGCGGCGCTCAAGCTCATCGGCGCGCTCGACGCCTTCGGGCTCGACCCGACAGGCCGTGTCGCACTCGACGTCGGCGCCAGCACGGGTGGGTTCACGCAGGTGCTCCTCGCCCGCGGGGCTCAACGGGTGGTGGCGCTGGACGTCGGCCACGGCCAGCTCGACCCGGTCGTGGCGATGGACGACCGCGTCGCCGTGGTCGAGGGTGTCAACGCGCGGAACCTGACGGCCGAGGACTACCTGGCGCTCGACCCCGCTGCCGCCGACACCACGCTCGTCGTCGGGGACCTGTCGTTCATCAGCCTGCGGATCGTGCTGCCCGCCCTGGCCGAGGCCGTGCCCGCCGACGAGTACGTCCTGCTCGTGAAGCCGCAGTTCGAGGTCGGCCGCACCGGTGTGCGCGAGGGCATCGTCCACGACGCCGACCTGCGGAACGACGCGCTCATGAACGTGCTCTGGGCAGCGTGGGACCTCGGCTTCGGGACGGCTGGTCTCATCGCCTCACCGATCATCGGGACCCACGGCAACCACGAGTACCTCGCGCGTCTCCAGCGTGGCGCAGGGTCGAACCCGACAGAATGGATCACCCGCGCGACCGAACTGGCAGAAGGAGCCCCATGA
- a CDS encoding HAD-IIA family hydrolase — translation MVLTDLDGVVYRGRNAIPHAVESLTRASLTARVGYITNNASRRPSDVAEHLERYGLEVTPDDVVTSSQAGVRLLETLVPAGSNVLVIGGIGLTSIVEQAGFTVTASADDAPAAVIQGFSPDLGWQQLAEASFALADPQIPWVATNMDWSIPVERGIAPGNGTLVSAVHQAVGRMPVVAGKPERPIFDAALARFGGERPLFIGDRLDTDIKGANDVGIPSVLVLTGIDQAKQVLAADARSRPTFVLQDLRGLSEPYPVTHRHEAEDGTRFVSVGESTVSMRRHVVKVEQAGDDPMDLLRAGAAAIWDSGLAIYGLDVDPALHGGE, via the coding sequence CTGGTCCTCACCGACCTGGACGGCGTCGTCTACCGGGGCCGCAACGCCATCCCGCACGCGGTGGAGTCGTTGACGCGGGCTTCGCTGACGGCCCGGGTCGGGTACATCACGAACAACGCCTCGCGGAGGCCCTCCGACGTCGCCGAGCACCTCGAGCGCTACGGCCTCGAAGTGACGCCGGACGACGTCGTCACGAGCTCGCAGGCGGGTGTGCGACTCCTCGAGACGCTCGTCCCCGCTGGTTCGAACGTCCTGGTGATCGGTGGCATCGGACTGACGAGCATCGTCGAACAGGCGGGCTTCACGGTGACCGCGAGCGCCGACGACGCACCTGCGGCGGTCATCCAGGGGTTCTCGCCGGACCTCGGATGGCAGCAGCTGGCGGAAGCCTCGTTCGCCCTCGCGGATCCGCAGATCCCGTGGGTCGCGACGAACATGGACTGGTCGATCCCGGTCGAGCGCGGGATCGCACCGGGCAACGGGACGCTCGTGTCCGCCGTGCACCAGGCGGTCGGGCGGATGCCGGTCGTCGCGGGCAAGCCGGAACGGCCGATCTTCGACGCGGCACTGGCACGCTTCGGTGGCGAACGGCCGCTGTTCATCGGGGACCGCCTGGACACCGACATCAAGGGAGCGAACGACGTCGGCATCCCGAGCGTGCTCGTCCTGACGGGCATCGACCAGGCGAAGCAGGTGCTCGCGGCTGATGCGCGCTCGCGGCCGACCTTCGTGCTGCAGGACCTCCGCGGGCTGTCCGAGCCGTACCCGGTGACGCATCGGCACGAGGCCGAGGACGGCACCCGGTTCGTCAGCGTCGGTGAGTCGACGGTGAGCATGCGCCGGCACGTCGTCAAGGTGGAGCAGGCGGGCGACGACCCCATGGACCTGCTGCGCGCCGGTGCCGCGGCGATCTGGGACTCCGGCCTGGCCATCTACGGCCTCGACGTCGACCCTGCGCTCCACGGCGGCGAGTAG